A region of Pyxidicoccus parkwaysis DNA encodes the following proteins:
- the ileS gene encoding isoleucine--tRNA ligase, with protein sequence MSDTPSKEKDFKDSVNLPRTEFPMKGNLTQLEPRMLGWWAERGVWGRILERNANAERFVLPDGPPYANGHLHAGHALNRILKDIVVKYRNMSGRLCDFIPGWDTHGLPIEQAVEKRLKDKKVDKRTLSRDAFLEACRAYALEFIEIQKAEAQRMGTFASWDKPYKTLDFSYEAQEIRELANFARRDMLYRRKKPVYWCLTDQTALAEAEVEYEDHESPSVYVAFKAGPEVADKLPVLKGKDVAYVIWTTTPWTLPANLAIAVNPEFEYVFYQLGARIICVAKDLLPKVLAEVKADELAVKHVELPGGEVSAAALVDPSRILGYVRGEELEHLTYQHPFYERRGRILLGEHVTLEAGTGLVHTAPGHGQEDYEVGLKYGLDIYNPVRPDGRYDDSVGELLAGKKVFEANPLVIGLLVEKGVLLNDSKDTVKHSYPHCWRCHNPIILSATYQWFIPLDKPFRGEKTFRQAVLDEVDRVQWVPSWGHSRIRGMLETRPDWTISRQRTWGVPICIAYCEGCEEAVVSPELMNRVADRVETEGVGVWYRTPVKEFLPADFKCARCGKTEFRRETDILDVWFDSACMFSAVLEKRQRIPADLFLEGSDQHRGWFHSSMLVAVGTRDMSPYKACLTHGFVVDGKGEKMSKSVGNVVAPEKIIQQYGAEVLRLWVAASDYRNDVRLSDQILKGLSESYRKVRNTIRYALSNLYDFDPAKHAVPAAELLPLDAWARGRLAQVVERVRKAYEDYEFHLVYATVLDFVAGDLSAVYFDILKDRLYTWRTDGKARRSAQTVLHEVASVLLRLLAPVMSFTAEEAWQFLPGAPAESVFLAGFPEPAAKMEPALAERYGKLFAVRSAVQGVLEAARRDKLIGASLEARVVLTVDAKARAFLEAHRDELPGLFITSQVELSDVAGEKAQTLDVEQAFGEGVRVMAEVLPAKGEKCPRCWTYSEAVGQGGEVCLKCREALAA encoded by the coding sequence ATGAGCGACACGCCCTCGAAAGAGAAGGACTTCAAGGACAGCGTCAACCTGCCCCGCACGGAGTTCCCCATGAAGGGGAACCTGACGCAGCTCGAGCCTCGCATGCTCGGCTGGTGGGCGGAGCGGGGCGTCTGGGGAAGGATTCTGGAGCGCAACGCGAACGCCGAGCGCTTCGTGCTGCCCGACGGCCCGCCGTACGCCAACGGCCACCTGCACGCCGGCCACGCGCTCAACCGCATCCTCAAGGACATCGTCGTCAAGTACCGCAACATGTCCGGGCGGCTGTGCGACTTCATCCCCGGCTGGGACACGCACGGCCTGCCGATTGAGCAGGCGGTGGAGAAGCGCCTCAAGGACAAGAAGGTGGACAAGCGCACCCTGTCGCGCGACGCCTTCCTGGAGGCGTGCCGCGCCTACGCGCTGGAGTTCATCGAAATCCAGAAGGCCGAAGCCCAGCGCATGGGCACCTTCGCGTCGTGGGACAAGCCATACAAGACGCTCGACTTCTCCTACGAGGCGCAGGAAATCCGAGAGCTCGCCAACTTCGCGCGGCGGGACATGCTCTACCGCCGCAAGAAGCCCGTGTACTGGTGTCTCACCGACCAGACGGCGCTCGCCGAGGCGGAAGTCGAGTACGAGGACCACGAGTCCCCGTCCGTCTACGTGGCCTTCAAGGCCGGCCCTGAAGTGGCGGACAAGCTTCCCGTGCTGAAGGGGAAGGACGTCGCGTACGTCATCTGGACCACCACGCCGTGGACGCTGCCGGCGAACCTGGCCATCGCCGTCAACCCGGAGTTCGAGTACGTCTTCTACCAGCTCGGCGCGCGCATCATCTGCGTGGCCAAGGACCTGCTGCCCAAGGTGCTGGCGGAGGTGAAGGCGGACGAGCTGGCGGTGAAGCACGTGGAGCTTCCCGGCGGTGAAGTCTCCGCGGCGGCGCTGGTGGACCCGTCGCGCATCCTCGGCTACGTGCGCGGCGAGGAACTGGAGCACCTGACGTACCAGCATCCGTTCTACGAGCGGCGCGGGCGCATCCTGCTGGGCGAGCACGTCACGCTGGAGGCCGGTACGGGCCTCGTGCACACGGCGCCGGGCCACGGCCAGGAGGACTACGAGGTCGGCCTGAAGTACGGGCTGGACATCTACAACCCGGTGCGTCCGGACGGCCGCTACGACGACTCGGTGGGTGAGCTGCTCGCGGGCAAGAAGGTCTTCGAGGCCAACCCGCTCGTCATCGGCCTGCTGGTGGAGAAGGGCGTCCTGCTGAATGACAGCAAGGACACGGTGAAGCACAGCTATCCGCACTGCTGGCGCTGCCACAACCCCATCATCCTCAGCGCGACGTACCAGTGGTTCATCCCGCTGGACAAGCCGTTCCGCGGAGAGAAGACGTTCCGTCAGGCGGTGCTGGACGAGGTGGACCGCGTGCAGTGGGTGCCCTCGTGGGGGCACAGCCGCATCCGCGGCATGCTGGAGACGCGGCCGGACTGGACCATCAGCCGCCAGCGCACGTGGGGCGTGCCCATCTGCATCGCCTACTGCGAGGGCTGCGAGGAGGCAGTGGTGTCTCCCGAGCTGATGAACCGGGTGGCGGACCGCGTGGAGACGGAGGGCGTGGGCGTCTGGTACCGCACGCCGGTGAAGGAGTTCCTGCCCGCGGACTTCAAGTGCGCGCGCTGCGGCAAGACGGAGTTCCGCCGCGAGACGGACATCCTCGACGTGTGGTTCGACTCGGCGTGCATGTTCTCCGCGGTGCTGGAGAAGCGGCAGCGCATTCCGGCGGACCTCTTCCTGGAGGGCAGCGACCAGCACCGCGGCTGGTTCCACTCGTCCATGCTGGTGGCGGTGGGCACGCGCGACATGTCGCCCTACAAGGCCTGCCTCACGCACGGCTTCGTGGTGGACGGCAAGGGCGAGAAGATGTCCAAGAGCGTGGGCAACGTCGTCGCGCCGGAGAAAATCATCCAGCAGTACGGCGCCGAGGTGCTGCGCCTGTGGGTGGCCGCGAGCGACTACCGCAACGACGTGCGCCTGTCGGACCAGATTCTCAAGGGCCTCTCCGAGAGCTACCGGAAGGTCCGCAACACCATCCGCTACGCGCTCAGCAACCTGTATGACTTCGACCCGGCGAAGCACGCGGTGCCGGCGGCGGAGTTGCTGCCGCTGGACGCGTGGGCGCGCGGCCGGCTGGCGCAGGTGGTGGAGCGGGTGCGCAAGGCGTACGAGGACTACGAGTTCCACCTCGTCTACGCGACGGTATTGGACTTCGTCGCGGGTGACTTGTCCGCCGTGTACTTCGACATCCTGAAGGACCGCCTCTACACGTGGCGGACGGATGGCAAGGCGCGGCGCAGCGCGCAGACGGTGCTGCACGAGGTGGCGTCGGTGCTGCTGCGGCTGCTGGCGCCGGTGATGAGCTTCACGGCGGAGGAGGCGTGGCAGTTCCTGCCGGGCGCTCCGGCGGAGAGTGTGTTCCTGGCGGGCTTCCCGGAGCCGGCGGCGAAGATGGAGCCGGCGCTGGCGGAGCGGTACGGGAAGTTGTTCGCGGTGCGCAGCGCGGTGCAGGGTGTGCTGGAGGCGGCGCGGCGGGACAAGCTCATCGGCGCGTCGTTGGAGGCGCGGGTGGTGCTCACGGTGGACGCGAAGGCGCGCGCTTTCCTCGAGGCGCACCGGGATGAATTGCCGGGCCTCTTCATCACCAGCCAGGTGGAGCTGTCGGACGTGGCGGGTGAGAAGGCGCAGACGCTGGATGTGGAGCAGGCCTTCGGCGAGGGCGTGCGCGTCATGGCCGAGGTGCTGCCGGCGAAGGGTGAGAAGTGCCCGCGCTGCTGGACGTACTCGGAGGCCGTGGGGCAGGGCGGAGAGGTGTGCCTCAAGTGCCGCGAGGCGCTGGCGGCGTAG
- a CDS encoding TadE/TadG family type IV pilus assembly protein gives MSHRIQSRRHARGAALVETALGTTLLVTILAFGIHFAEVGYLSLKVQEAAISALWNGTHGKMHTIALDYDAADDSMERAGADAAVRYADFNGLSYINKPAGITQAFTRGTNLSVSCDVGGPGPDWDGTIPTRLIYRDQGPAHCTAQADLAAFRFPTSFLDDNSEGGLYKKKHADSTFSNLHVCSTGRAVAGQCAGNFTMLVDDWGLAGGNVVSSETRTCQMVAGQFPYEYNLAIYAPIPCLNLPFFSAVYGTYMPTAIVIPWMADMMPEAVLGFPAPINSRYFFMSAPGEEIGMTQLPTLDQFKGSGIFPTTPGSPMALSTPNYLYSWQKRLGNGRCFLGRDCD, from the coding sequence ATGAGCCACCGCATCCAGTCCCGCCGCCATGCCCGGGGCGCGGCCCTCGTGGAGACCGCGCTGGGCACCACGCTGCTGGTGACCATCCTCGCCTTCGGCATCCACTTCGCGGAGGTGGGCTACCTCTCCCTGAAGGTGCAGGAGGCCGCCATCTCCGCCCTGTGGAACGGCACCCACGGGAAGATGCACACCATCGCGCTCGACTACGACGCGGCGGATGATTCCATGGAGCGCGCGGGCGCGGACGCCGCCGTGCGCTACGCGGACTTCAACGGCCTGTCCTATATCAACAAGCCCGCGGGCATCACCCAGGCCTTCACCCGAGGGACGAATCTCTCGGTGAGCTGCGACGTGGGCGGCCCCGGCCCCGACTGGGACGGCACCATTCCCACCCGGCTCATCTACCGCGACCAGGGCCCCGCCCACTGCACCGCCCAGGCGGACCTGGCCGCGTTCCGCTTCCCCACCTCGTTCCTGGACGACAACTCGGAGGGCGGGCTCTACAAGAAGAAGCACGCGGACTCGACCTTCTCCAACCTGCACGTCTGCTCCACGGGCCGCGCGGTGGCCGGTCAGTGCGCCGGCAACTTCACCATGCTCGTGGATGACTGGGGCCTCGCGGGTGGCAACGTCGTCTCCAGTGAGACGCGCACCTGCCAGATGGTGGCCGGTCAGTTTCCGTACGAATACAATCTGGCCATCTACGCCCCCATCCCCTGCCTCAACCTGCCCTTCTTCAGCGCGGTGTATGGCACGTACATGCCGACGGCCATCGTCATTCCGTGGATGGCGGACATGATGCCGGAGGCGGTGCTCGGGTTCCCCGCGCCCATCAACTCCCGCTACTTCTTCATGAGCGCGCCGGGCGAGGAAATCGGGATGACGCAGTTGCCCACCCTGGACCAGTTCAAGGGCTCGGGCATCTTCCCCACCACGCCCGGCTCGCCCATGGCGCTCTCGACGCCCAACTATCTCTATTCGTGGCAGAAGCGGCTGGGCAATGGCCGCTGCTTCCTCGGCAGGGATTGCGATTAA
- a CDS encoding TadE/TadG family type IV pilus assembly protein — translation MNAPRFPSFRRGQTMVLFVLTMLLAVLMVVLTLSYSTKVRERIEVQTVADAAAYTNAVATARTFNNVAVLNRVQIAHAVAQAGAQSIISWTTMYRAYLNAAKKSFQGAEWPYQIARLLCACAPFNGACARACRCGTRGMNDLRRLENAFSQEDRMIDPIFRGADTRAALQLLLHQTAQLALYAAQQATYRDLVNKVGDQTFAKQIADNAAGGRNRGEWLTPGGVSKNRDELTGGMFCTDSGAACELPMTVAHAVNAAMGSRGYRFVTHRNIDHYMPHMIRLALTILRSGRTSFVFATGEGTAYFKQPANLGTIDAVMNMLPPYGNAVTAQDEGTIFAIYMHMANGGGLPCPPIMLGPTEDAKAEVVASGFSFRHQWTGGRDQIPFVHFLVPCTAGISSCPGIWPAFIDYNTLGVMDEGDNFAQPKNFALVQRDMNTRTVADPWNFLTRFRFKRTGTGTEFDSRGLQLSDGTPNSVQTALATGITYYHRGESLGIDHWAEPPNLLNPYWRATLVAPDIDDSGMDDASRTLRNASGVAADTFDALRGVGFKGIQ, via the coding sequence ATGAACGCGCCCCGCTTCCCCTCGTTCCGGCGCGGACAGACGATGGTGTTGTTCGTGCTCACCATGCTGCTCGCGGTCCTCATGGTGGTGCTCACGCTGTCGTACTCGACCAAGGTGCGCGAGCGCATCGAGGTGCAGACGGTGGCGGACGCGGCCGCGTACACCAACGCCGTGGCCACCGCGCGCACCTTCAACAACGTCGCGGTGCTCAACCGCGTGCAGATTGCCCACGCGGTGGCCCAGGCGGGTGCGCAGAGCATCATCTCCTGGACCACGATGTACCGGGCGTACCTGAACGCCGCGAAGAAGTCCTTCCAGGGCGCCGAGTGGCCCTACCAGATTGCCCGGCTCCTGTGCGCCTGCGCGCCCTTCAACGGCGCATGCGCCCGCGCATGCCGGTGCGGCACCCGTGGCATGAACGACTTGCGGCGCCTGGAGAATGCCTTCAGCCAGGAAGACCGGATGATTGACCCCATCTTCCGGGGGGCGGACACGCGGGCCGCGCTGCAACTGCTGCTGCATCAGACAGCGCAGCTCGCCCTCTACGCCGCTCAACAGGCGACCTACCGCGACCTGGTGAACAAGGTGGGAGACCAGACCTTCGCCAAGCAGATTGCGGACAACGCCGCGGGAGGACGCAACCGTGGAGAGTGGCTCACCCCCGGAGGCGTGTCGAAGAATCGCGACGAGCTGACGGGCGGCATGTTCTGCACGGACAGCGGCGCCGCGTGCGAGCTGCCCATGACGGTGGCCCACGCGGTGAACGCGGCCATGGGCAGCCGCGGCTACCGCTTCGTCACCCACCGCAACATCGACCACTACATGCCGCACATGATTCGCCTCGCGCTCACCATCCTGCGCTCGGGGCGGACCAGCTTCGTCTTCGCCACGGGCGAGGGCACCGCGTACTTCAAGCAGCCCGCCAACCTGGGCACCATCGACGCGGTGATGAACATGCTGCCGCCCTACGGCAACGCCGTCACCGCGCAGGACGAGGGCACCATCTTCGCCATCTACATGCACATGGCGAACGGCGGCGGCCTGCCGTGCCCGCCCATCATGCTGGGGCCCACCGAGGACGCGAAGGCGGAGGTGGTGGCCTCGGGGTTCAGCTTCCGGCACCAGTGGACGGGCGGCAGAGACCAGATTCCCTTCGTCCACTTCCTCGTGCCGTGCACGGCGGGCATCTCGAGCTGCCCCGGCATCTGGCCGGCCTTCATCGACTACAACACCCTGGGCGTCATGGACGAGGGTGACAACTTCGCCCAGCCGAAGAACTTCGCGCTGGTGCAGCGGGACATGAACACGCGCACGGTGGCGGACCCGTGGAACTTCCTCACCCGCTTCCGCTTCAAGCGCACCGGTACCGGCACCGAGTTCGACTCGCGCGGCCTGCAGTTGTCGGACGGCACGCCCAACTCCGTGCAGACGGCCCTGGCCACCGGCATCACCTACTACCACCGCGGTGAGAGCCTCGGCATCGACCACTGGGCCGAGCCGCCCAACCTCCTCAACCCGTACTGGCGCGCCACGCTCGTCGCGCCGGACATCGACGACTCCGGCATGGACGACGCGTCGCGCACCCTGCGCAACGCGTCCGGCGTCGCGGCCGACACCTTCGACGCCCTCCGGGGCGTGGGCTTCAAGGGGATTCAATGA
- a CDS encoding TadE/TadG family type IV pilus assembly protein — protein MKSQRPTRGRQSGQVMVEAALTLPLVVFLVLGTLQLFMMLQARVLAHYAVFRATRAGAVGYGDCERMTHSAILALLPSFHSFLGNSTPGGSAPAKLAAAFAARRGNRFAPAMDNGHDGSIVWIYRNIAGGGVGSPQDRGFDEPGHLRRLEVRMIYWYPLRIPFANWVMSRMFMAQLGIENYTAANPLILAERNANWNQGEFTDPFTISTDLRNEMLTRYGRAQYVFPIETTFTMRMMTPLKQRFFPTPNCPPVP, from the coding sequence ATGAAATCTCAGCGTCCGACGCGAGGGCGGCAATCCGGACAGGTGATGGTGGAAGCGGCGCTGACGCTTCCGCTCGTCGTGTTCCTCGTCCTGGGCACGCTGCAGCTCTTCATGATGTTGCAGGCGCGTGTGCTGGCCCACTACGCCGTGTTCCGCGCCACGCGGGCCGGGGCGGTGGGCTACGGCGACTGCGAGCGGATGACCCACTCGGCCATCCTCGCGCTGCTGCCCTCGTTCCACTCCTTCCTCGGCAACTCCACGCCAGGAGGCTCCGCGCCCGCGAAGCTGGCGGCGGCCTTCGCGGCCCGCCGGGGCAACCGCTTCGCGCCCGCCATGGACAACGGGCACGACGGCAGCATCGTGTGGATCTACCGGAACATCGCGGGCGGCGGCGTGGGCAGTCCCCAGGACCGCGGCTTCGACGAGCCCGGGCACCTGCGGCGGCTCGAGGTGCGGATGATTTACTGGTACCCGCTGCGCATCCCGTTCGCCAACTGGGTCATGTCCCGCATGTTCATGGCCCAGCTCGGCATCGAGAACTACACGGCGGCCAATCCGCTCATCCTGGCCGAGCGCAACGCCAACTGGAACCAGGGTGAGTTCACGGACCCGTTCACCATCAGCACGGACCTGCGCAACGAGATGCTCACCCGCTACGGCCGCGCGCAGTACGTCTTCCCCATCGAGACGACCTTCACGATGCGGATGATGACGCCGCTCAAGCAGCGCTTCTTCCCCACCCCCAACTGCCCACCGGTGCCCTGA
- a CDS encoding sigma 54-interacting transcriptional regulator codes for MSAPPPHPDDIHTSPGDVGQELTHSPLLGETLVVDPRTTVKLHKCRLSVSSGPDTGRSVVSDKERLRCGAHPGNDLVLVEDRTASRHHFEIQFTERGYLLVDLGSTNGTFLDGRRIERAYLSPGSQIRAGSSMLTFAPLDEEVTIEPDRDSELCGMVGQSVKMRQIFGLIKKIAPLDVSVIIQGETGTGKELVARAIHELSGRTQGPMEVLDCGAIPPNLIESELFGHEKGAFTGAVAGRPGAFERAHGGTIFLDELGELRLDLQPKLLRVLENREVRRVGGNDVIEVDCRVIAATNRDLVKEIQAGNFREDLYFRLSVITVQLPPLRQRRDDIPLILKRALADPEVVGKHGKKRFSAEALGLLMSYAWPGNVRELMNVLSHVLTFSEGEEVLPAHLPPRVRGQAREGPLPFNEHLSFKDAKEQLLENFEREYVTSVLTRCEGNLSRAARESGLHRKSIERLVKKYQLDTKGMKSR; via the coding sequence ATGAGTGCTCCCCCTCCGCACCCTGATGACATCCACACCAGTCCCGGCGACGTCGGGCAGGAACTGACCCACTCCCCACTCCTGGGGGAGACGCTCGTGGTGGACCCCCGCACCACGGTGAAGCTCCACAAGTGTCGCCTCTCCGTCTCTTCCGGCCCGGACACCGGCCGCTCCGTCGTGAGTGACAAGGAGCGCCTGCGCTGCGGCGCCCACCCCGGCAATGACCTCGTCCTCGTGGAGGACCGCACCGCCAGCCGCCACCACTTCGAAATCCAGTTCACCGAGCGTGGGTACCTCCTGGTGGACCTGGGCTCCACCAACGGCACGTTCCTCGACGGGCGGCGGATTGAGCGCGCCTACCTGTCACCCGGCTCGCAGATTCGCGCGGGCTCCTCGATGCTGACCTTCGCGCCGCTGGATGAAGAGGTCACCATCGAGCCGGACCGCGACAGCGAGCTGTGCGGCATGGTGGGGCAGAGCGTGAAGATGCGGCAGATATTCGGCCTCATCAAGAAGATCGCCCCGCTGGACGTGTCCGTCATCATCCAGGGCGAGACGGGCACCGGAAAGGAATTGGTGGCGCGCGCCATCCACGAGCTGTCCGGCCGCACGCAGGGCCCCATGGAGGTGCTGGACTGCGGCGCCATTCCGCCCAACCTCATCGAGAGCGAGCTGTTCGGCCACGAGAAGGGCGCCTTCACCGGCGCGGTGGCCGGCCGCCCCGGCGCCTTCGAGCGTGCCCACGGTGGCACCATCTTCCTGGATGAGTTGGGCGAGCTGCGCCTGGACCTCCAGCCCAAGCTGTTGCGCGTGCTGGAGAACCGCGAGGTGCGGCGCGTGGGCGGCAACGACGTCATCGAGGTGGACTGCCGCGTCATCGCCGCCACCAACCGGGATTTGGTGAAGGAGATTCAGGCGGGCAACTTCCGCGAGGACCTCTACTTCCGCCTGTCCGTCATCACCGTGCAGCTCCCGCCGCTGCGCCAGCGCCGTGACGACATCCCGCTCATCCTCAAGCGCGCGCTGGCGGACCCGGAAGTCGTCGGCAAGCACGGCAAGAAGCGCTTCTCCGCGGAGGCCCTGGGCCTGCTGATGTCCTACGCGTGGCCGGGCAACGTGCGCGAGCTGATGAACGTGCTGTCGCACGTGCTGACCTTCAGCGAGGGCGAGGAGGTCCTCCCCGCCCACCTGCCGCCCCGCGTGCGCGGCCAGGCCCGCGAAGGCCCGCTGCCCTTCAACGAGCACCTCTCCTTCAAGGACGCCAAGGAGCAGCTCCTGGAGAACTTCGAGCGCGAGTACGTCACCAGCGTCCTGACGCGCTGCGAGGGAAACCTCTCCCGCGCCGCCCGCGAGAGCGGCCTCCACCGCAAGTCGATTGAGCGACTGGTGAAGAAGTATCAGCTCGATACCAAGGGCATGAAGTCGCGGTAG
- a CDS encoding ATP-grasp domain-containing protein, which produces MSPRKAKTKKAPALPGTQAPERPARAPRRPRTKKTVAILSRKRSLYSTRRLVEAVKERGHRPLVFDTLRCCLLLAQGKPRMTYRGVEVRGVDVVVPRIGASITAYGLAVVNHFEMMGVPVLNPPTSIARSRDKLRALQFLARAGLDIPRTVMAHDRSNVRRLVEEVGGLPIIIKLIKGTQGVGVMIAHTLPEVQTILDTFWDLGQEIVLQEFVAESEGRDVRALVVGNQVVGAMRRKAKKGEFRSNIHRGGEGQAIELPSTYMEAAVQAARVLGLEVAGVDMLEGRAGPRLMEINSSPGFEGLEGATGQDIAGAIIDHALAYAEQRAGGLRVREG; this is translated from the coding sequence ATGTCCCCCCGCAAAGCGAAGACGAAGAAGGCCCCGGCCCTGCCTGGGACCCAGGCGCCCGAGCGTCCCGCGAGAGCCCCCCGCCGCCCACGCACGAAGAAGACGGTGGCCATCCTGTCCCGCAAGCGGTCGCTCTACTCCACCCGCCGGCTGGTGGAGGCCGTGAAGGAGCGGGGCCACCGGCCGCTGGTATTCGACACGCTGCGCTGCTGCCTGCTGCTGGCGCAGGGCAAGCCGCGGATGACGTACCGCGGTGTCGAGGTGCGCGGCGTGGACGTGGTGGTGCCGCGCATCGGCGCGTCGATTACGGCCTACGGCCTCGCGGTGGTGAACCACTTCGAGATGATGGGCGTGCCCGTCCTCAACCCGCCCACGTCCATTGCCCGCAGCCGCGACAAGCTGCGCGCGCTGCAGTTCCTGGCGCGTGCGGGCCTGGACATTCCCCGCACGGTGATGGCGCATGACCGCAGCAACGTGCGCCGGTTGGTGGAGGAGGTGGGCGGGCTGCCCATCATCATCAAGCTCATCAAGGGCACCCAGGGCGTGGGCGTGATGATTGCGCACACGCTGCCGGAGGTGCAGACCATCCTGGATACGTTCTGGGATTTGGGTCAGGAAATCGTCCTCCAGGAGTTCGTGGCGGAGAGCGAAGGGCGCGACGTGCGCGCGCTGGTGGTGGGCAACCAGGTGGTGGGCGCCATGCGGCGCAAGGCGAAGAAGGGCGAGTTCCGCTCCAACATCCACCGCGGCGGCGAGGGGCAGGCAATCGAGCTTCCCTCCACGTACATGGAGGCCGCGGTGCAGGCGGCGCGCGTGCTCGGGCTGGAGGTGGCGGGCGTGGACATGCTGGAGGGCCGCGCCGGGCCCCGGCTGATGGAAATCAACTCCAGCCCGGGCTTCGAGGGACTGGAGGGCGCCACGGGGCAGGACATCGCCGGGGCCATCATCGACCACGCGCTGGCCTACGCCGAGCAGAGGGCGGGCGGGCTGCGCGTGCGCGAGGGGTGA
- a CDS encoding DsbA family oxidoreductase has translation MKTLHKPLQIIVYQDVLCAWCYLADARLDVLRQEFGEALRWSVRPYPLRLQDALPTEREKRGLVEEVQRAQREADPAARLLSTDLWLGGDPPRTSVPALAALEAARLQGPQARAFLAKSMQRAALEQGINVSRTDVVFELASRVGLAMNEFSAAFRSEETQRLILDEHRDAANRGVRGVPTLVIGGRWMLCGLREISEYREHILACLGKSAVPRSGSPERLVH, from the coding sequence ATGAAAACGCTGCACAAGCCGCTGCAGATCATCGTCTACCAGGACGTGCTTTGTGCCTGGTGCTACCTCGCCGACGCGCGCCTGGACGTGCTGCGCCAGGAGTTCGGCGAGGCCCTCCGCTGGAGCGTCAGGCCGTATCCGCTGCGCCTCCAGGATGCGCTACCCACCGAGCGCGAGAAACGCGGACTGGTGGAAGAGGTGCAGCGTGCCCAGCGCGAAGCGGACCCCGCCGCGCGGCTGCTGTCCACGGACCTGTGGCTCGGGGGAGATCCTCCGCGCACCAGCGTGCCGGCGCTCGCGGCGCTCGAGGCGGCGCGGCTCCAGGGCCCGCAGGCGCGCGCGTTCCTCGCGAAGTCCATGCAGCGCGCGGCGCTGGAGCAGGGCATCAACGTGTCGCGCACGGACGTGGTGTTCGAGCTGGCGTCGCGCGTGGGCCTGGCGATGAACGAGTTCTCCGCGGCGTTCCGCTCGGAGGAGACCCAGCGGCTCATCCTCGACGAGCACCGCGACGCGGCCAACCGCGGCGTGCGCGGCGTGCCCACGCTGGTCATCGGCGGCCGCTGGATGCTGTGCGGCCTGCGCGAGATTTCCGAGTACCGCGAGCACATCCTCGCGTGCCTGGGCAAGTCCGCCGTGCCGCGCTCGGGTTCCCCCGAGCGACTGGTGCACTGA
- a CDS encoding B-box zinc finger protein — protein MAETDFGRGVGALCAIHPERAASRICSRCANFMCEVCSDSGTQAMCPTCRERTGLNARNFPLSRDNWSMGALLETCWEAFTREWVMISVGVLIFFAGSVAGNVVSRALNTVGGLSDHWAINGVFFVAGLILSTVVQGLVTLGLMRMLFDVLEGRRVEVERIFTQFHKAVPLLLTTLLIYALMLPLFVLVIGGMLGALAITGGLDAIRSADWMGVSGGNDPSAELIRVLGTLGPSMGLMVLVGFALYVFPGMWLMMPLTLVQPELARSENPQPLEVLRRCFAYSRGQRLPMVGIFLFGGVLVAAGVCLCCVGAIPAMGLFQLLIAGLYLTLSKGGAEG, from the coding sequence ATGGCGGAGACGGACTTCGGACGGGGCGTGGGCGCGCTGTGTGCGATTCACCCCGAGCGCGCGGCGTCGCGCATCTGCTCGCGCTGCGCCAACTTCATGTGCGAGGTGTGCAGCGATTCCGGCACCCAGGCCATGTGCCCCACCTGCCGCGAGCGCACCGGGCTCAACGCGCGGAACTTCCCGCTGTCGCGTGACAACTGGAGCATGGGCGCGCTGCTGGAGACGTGCTGGGAAGCCTTCACGCGCGAGTGGGTGATGATTTCCGTCGGCGTGCTCATCTTCTTCGCCGGCTCCGTGGCGGGCAACGTCGTCTCGCGGGCCCTCAACACCGTCGGCGGGCTGTCGGACCACTGGGCCATCAATGGCGTGTTCTTCGTTGCCGGGCTCATCCTGTCCACGGTGGTGCAGGGCCTGGTGACTCTCGGCCTCATGCGGATGCTGTTCGACGTGCTCGAGGGCCGGCGCGTGGAGGTGGAGCGCATCTTCACCCAGTTCCACAAGGCCGTTCCGTTGCTGCTCACCACGCTGCTCATCTACGCGCTGATGCTGCCCCTCTTCGTGCTCGTCATCGGTGGCATGCTGGGCGCGCTGGCCATCACGGGCGGGCTCGATGCCATCCGGAGCGCGGACTGGATGGGGGTCAGCGGAGGCAATGACCCCTCCGCGGAGTTGATCCGCGTCCTCGGGACGCTGGGCCCCAGCATGGGACTGATGGTGCTCGTGGGCTTCGCGCTCTACGTCTTCCCGGGCATGTGGTTGATGATGCCGCTGACGCTGGTGCAGCCGGAATTGGCCCGCAGCGAGAACCCCCAGCCCCTCGAGGTGCTGCGCCGCTGCTTCGCCTACTCGCGCGGGCAGCGCCTTCCCATGGTGGGCATCTTCCTGTTCGGCGGTGTCCTCGTCGCGGCGGGTGTCTGCCTCTGCTGCGTGGGTGCAATCCCCGCCATGGGGCTCTTCCAGCTCCTGATTGCCGGCCTCTACCTGACGCTCAGCAAGGGAGGGGCGGAGGGCTGA